The Acropora muricata isolate sample 2 chromosome 4, ASM3666990v1, whole genome shotgun sequence genome contains the following window.
GCAAGAAATGCGGAGCCACATACCACTTGTTTTAAGTTTAGCAACTTAAAAATGTGCGAGGTTTTAACTGTTTTAATTTCCTGACAGCGTATAATAGAATCGGACTTTTTTGagagaaaaacattttgaagtcaatatttttttcttctatgAGATAATCAGGGTATAAAAGTGATTAAAAATATGAAGAATCTAACTtaataattttcaattttaaaagtTGATTATGTCGGGTGGCCACAGTAGGTCAGTGACTTGCTTCaatagtttatttgtgtcaaGGCGGGTGGCTATGATTATTACGCTATTTGGTTACCATTGTCTGCTAATTCTGTGAGGTTTCTATGAAAGTAAAGGACCTTTATTTACATACGGTGGTCTTTAAAGCTGCTGGCAAGCTTTTGCGACAGTATGTCAAAATAACAGTTGAAATAACAACAACCACTGTATGTACGGAACCTAACAGGCAGGAGGCAGGCAGATGGCGTTTTACAAAGATAGGTGGAGCTGAAAACAATAGGTTTTTTGGTTAAACATATAGTTTTTTGGATCTATTGTTTGTACGCATCAAAATTGTGCTTCTCGTTGACAAGTACTTTACGTTTACAACGATTCATCTGCATTTTAGGCCACACAGGAGTGAAGGGAAAGAAGAAGCAAGTCATAGATGCTTACCACCTGGGTCCTTACCACCACGGTCATCCATGGGGTACCGTGTCCCAGTGGCCTGGATATCATTGGGGAGGGCACGTTGGATATCATGGCGGATGGACCGGATATCCTTCACTCGGGGGATGGCATAAATCACATATTTCAAAAATGAGTTCTAAGAAGTCAGTTTCCAAAGGAGCCTTAAAGCGCCAATATTTGCCAACATTCGCTTTTCCTGCCTACGGACTTGCTTATCCATCTGAAGGATTGGCCACCGTTCCCATCGCGCCTGCTCCTCTTCCTTGGGGTTACGCGTTTTACCGGTCCAGGGTTCCTGACCAGTCAGAAAAAGGACAAACTAGGTCTTCCGTGAAAGGCTCTAAAGCGGGCAAGAGGTGGTGGCCAGGCTACATGGGAGGATGGGGTGGGTGGAGCATCGGAAATAGAGGATACCCAGGGTGGGGACCTGCTGACGACGTCTGGGGACACGGCTTTGATGCAGCTGGCCTTGGCCTAGGTTGGGGCTTCGGGTTTGGCAATGTATTCCATCCGTACATGCGAAGTGAAGTTCctggaaaacaaagcaaaagagaCAAGGCGGAGAAGCGATGGTGGCCCGGTTACATGGGTGGCTGGGGAGGCTGGGGTCTGGGTAATACTGGGTATCCAGGATGGGGTCCATTGGGTACAGACTTGGCTTTTGGTATCAGCCCATACACTTACAGGCATGGACTGGGGCCGTATGGTTATGGCCATGGATTAGGCCTCTACGGTTATTATGGCCGAGGGTTTGGTTTGGGATATACACCTGCTCCTGGCTACCATTCAGGGGCAATAAAAAAGACAGAAGGTAAAAAAGAACAAGAGGAAGGTCCCAAGAGGCAGTTCATTCATGAGCCATACGGAGGTTTCGGGTACCCCGGGAGTGGTTATGGAACAGGATACTCGTATGGACCGTTTGGGATGTTTGGCTCCCCGTTTTTTGGTCTTGGAGCATACATTCCCTACCCAGCATCGTTTTATGATGATTTTGTTCCACCTCATGGCTTAGTTCCTTACGGTTTTAGTAAGTCCAATATCCCCAAAAAGAATTCCAAAAAAGtcagcaaagaagaaaaaagcgaAGAGGAAGCTACAAGTCGACAGTTTGTCGCTAATTTTCATCCAGGGCATTACGGATGGGGAGGTGCCATACATCCTGGTACAGGTTACCAGGGACAGATTCCTTTATTGGGTGCATTTACTTACAGCGGGTTTAATGGGCGATATTATGGTCCCAGAGGTCTACATCGTATTGCATTTAGCCCTTTCTATAAATCAAACATCCCCGAACCTGTACAGGAAAGTGGCCAGAATCGAGAGGTGATAAACTATCACCCAGGCTGTTGTAGGTGGGGCGGCTGTATCTACCCTGGATGCGGTTTCATCGGTAGCTGGACGTGGCCTCTTCCTTGCCATTTTCATCATTGTGGGCACCACTGTTGTCCATGCTGGACTCGGTCAAAGTTTCCAAAAAGGCAGGGTGTAAAGCAAGAAAAAGGAAAGTCGAGACAGGATATCGAAAGTCCTTTACAAGACCGGAGTGATGATGATGGTGGGAGTAAAGATCCCAAAACACGTCCCCACCTAGAGGGAACTGACTTGCTAAATTCAGAGATGAACGATTTGGCCATGGGCTTTCCCGGAATTGAGCATCTTCAAATCCCAGTGGGAGAGTCAACCAATCCTACAACCCAGGCATATAGTAGTCAGGAAAGAGAGGAGAGCAGTGATAGCCAACCTTCTGAAGTACCTCAGGCCGAGTCCATTCAAGAAGAAGCTGGCAATGCTGGGTTTGCAGGGCTAACACCTGATGTTGATGGGAATGGATTCAGGATCTCATCATCTCAGACCCTGATGGAGCAACAGGGGAACCAAGAATCAACAGCCGGGGGACTGTTATCCAACTTTAACATTAACCCATCTCAGGGTGATCCTCCCTCTGAAGCATTTGGTGATACAGGTAACCATAAACCATGAATTATTCTTCTACGAGACTATTTTTAATGATGCTAGTGAAGTTCTTCGCTCATTTATTTTTAGTTAATACAAAAGGGTAAATCGTGTGAAGAGGAAGTGTTCCAGGCTGACTCCCATTAAGGGTAGACGCCAATTGAGGAGAGATTGTCATGACGCTGGTTTTTAGTCTCtccttctctctctctctccttaAGGAAACCCAAACATGTATTCAGAAGGACAGAGCACAGAAACGGCTTCTCGAAGGGCTCATATCCCGAGCCAGGAGGATGAAACGGTGACCAAGAAACAAGTTGTGGCATATCCATTCAGTTCACTTTACCCAGGATACATGATGGCACATGCAGTTAATCCACTTTATCGTTACACTCCCATAAATTACGTAAGATATCTTTCGGATTGATAATTTAGTTCCAACAAACTAAAATTCAAGTGAAGAACCTTGTGATATTCACTAGTTCGAATATTCAAAGTTTGAAGCTTTTGGGTCAACTACATTTAAGAAACCAGTCACAAAGCGTGGTGGATTAGAATTCGGTAGCACTAAAGACAAATCCATCAATCCCCATGTAGATCAAGCACCCTTACTATGACTACGCAGCAAGGCAGGGGCTCCCCTTTTCAACTGGGGCCAACATCAACACCCAGGTTCTCAAAATAATTGTGGGAGAAAATGCTGTTTCTGTCTTAGTTCAATTTTGGGGGCTAAAATAGTAAAAGTCATTTCTTAGAAAAGGCCGATGCCAAATCACTTATCTTTGATGCTTTTTCTTTAGTCACCTCTTCTGGCTTCCCAACATGCCATGGCTTATCCCTCAGTATATCCTCTTTCGCGTCCGATTGTTGCTACTCATTCCTTACCAGCTGGAAGTCCCTCGCGCTCCATTCATGTAGGTGCGCCCAGTGTAAATATTGATGTTCAGACGACAAGGCATCGGATCGCTCATCATAATCTGGAAAAACAAGtaagcactttttttttttacatacacGAGAGCTCAAATCTACAAAATCTCGATCCTTATATGACAGGTACCTAGCTGGATTAACCAGTTCCCACTAGATTCTCAGTGGTCATGCGTGCGAGTTGTTGTAATAGAAAGGTCCTAGGTTCGGTTACTGCTTGTAGCACTTTGATTTTTTGGGGGCGGGGGTTTCCCCGTGTTGCCATCGTAACACTCTAACCGAAGGATAACTTCACGTTCGATGGCCTATGACAGCTCGTTCGCACCACTTGTTCTTTCCTAAAACTTAAAAGTGTAATGAAAATGTTATCCTTGTATTTTCTGTTACAGAAGGGCAGTAAACTAAAAGGCATGATGTGGGAGTTTTCAAAGAAGCTGAGGAGTTTCAGAACCGACAAGAAGAGACATGGGTCGGAGAGGAGAAGGAAGGAAAGGAGGCAAATCCCTTCTGCCTTTTCGTCTCCGTTTATGAATCGGCAAATGGAATTTTCACCTTCGCAGTTTAGGTCTAATATCTACATCAAATATTAAGTCGTAATCACTAATGATTGCTTGAAGTACGACATACACCGTCAACGACTTATCAGATAATTTAACCAAAGACAACGACAACGAACACGTCTCTTCAAAATATAATAACTTTGCGCCATGTAAATTTTTCTTACCCTTAATTATTCCGTATCGTTCCTTTTGAGCAAAATAGGCAAGGTGTCTGTTATATCACTGGATTGATCCGAGTGACgagttttgaaaaacaaacatatttataaaatgaatgatTCCGTCGCTAAAACCTAAATTTGGTTTATTCGCATCCTTGTTCTGGACTCGCTCATTTCTTTAATAGGTAAACCAGTGTTCAGCGGTTAAGTGCTGTCAAAATGATTGAGTTTTCCAGTGGTTAGTGATTTATCCAAGGGAGAGTGCTATCGATCCTTTGAGCAAGTAGGGTCTGGttacgacaaggaaatattgTAGATGCGTTCCGCCCATGTAGCACTATCTtttatcttgattgaaaaagatcatctgggtgattggagtcctgagaaggactgttgtttgtgattgacgtttcgacaacctgtgtggaagccatcttcagagtcaagtgacttgactgtgaagatggcttccgcacaggttgtcgaaacgtcaatcacaaacaacagtccttctcatcactccaatcacccagatgatctgtttcaatcaaagtatgtttgttactcctgggttcaaaccattttgttACTATCTTTTATCCCACATTATCATGTTTCCTTAGTTACTGTGGCCATTGTCTTTGATTTCACTGGAAATTAGCCTGTCTTCAATTGCTGGATGGATAACACTCTCTACTTGATAACTTTATAGGTTTTCATAATACTTACCTAACGCGCCATCTAACCTTCGAACAACTAAGGCCCAATCAAAACGTCACAACAGAAGAACTATGTAGACTGATAATTTATTACTTAAAGATGTTGAACGACATGTCAAAAAACTGAACGTTAGAGTAAGTTAAAGAAATAATTGAGAAGTCTTCGAAATGGGGGACGTTTCTCCGACGGAAAGGAATTTTTACGATGGTGGCTAGTTGACGTGACATGCGCAACCATGTTTTACGAAAAGGCCGTTGGTAACTCATGCGACTTGACAGTAGTTCAGTTGCTTCAAATGCCAATATTGAACGTTTACCAAAGGCGTTTCAAAGAATTTTGGTTTGATTTTGTAAGGAAATGAAATGCCATTAAAAACGTTAATGTTATTTTGTGGAAAACTTTCTTGTCAGTGGATAATCCCGGGCACAGGTAGATGTTTCGATAAAGAGGCATGTTAGTTTGGCATGACAACGTactgaaaatttcattttgacatcATAGACAGTAAGTGCTATATGATTTATTAGGTTTCATTTTGCGAGAAAGCAATGCCTCATGCCATTGAAGTCGGAAACATTTGCTGAACTCCTGTCAGACATAGAAGCAACTCGGTTTAATAGCGATCAGGAAGCAAGGGTATTTCCATTCCTAAAATCGGCATATAAATTGGTTGGTACATATAACTCTTGCACGCGCCATTTCTCTCTGGTATTAAATACCCAATGACGCCATGGACTTACGCTAACGACCTCACCTGAAATACGTTTATATCGTCCCTAGTATACTTACTTGTGCCAGCTATCTCCTTTGATTGATAGACTAGCGTTTTACTAACTCTGCTGTATTCCTCACCCCGATCCTTTCGTTTTAGATATCCGGTTTCCAATATGGCAGGCTTCGTCGGCCAAAGgtaagctgttatacttttatTGAGCGAAGGAACTGGGGTAAGTGTCTCTGAGAATTGGTTATTCTTGTTTAATTAAGGTAACACCTTCTAATATGATTAAGCCAAGTAAACTTGTTGAGTCCTCATGCAGAGTGCACAACATGCAAGATCATGAAGAACACTTGAAAAGTACAGAATGCATTTGATTGCGTATATGTGTTAGATTTGTTGTATGATTTGTATTTGAAAGGAAATATGTTGGCCTAT
Protein-coding sequences here:
- the LOC136915060 gene encoding uncharacterized protein isoform X1, translated to MTLLTPKITILVLCLCVYVYGIKGRPNSNLDDETVMNDQRNFEETDLFRRSKTRGGGEDKGHTGVKGKKKQVIDAYHLGPYHHGHPWGTVSQWPGYHWGGHVGYHGGWTGYPSLGGWHKSHISKMSSKKSVSKGALKRQYLPTFAFPAYGLAYPSEGLATVPIAPAPLPWGYAFYRSRVPDQSEKGQTRSSVKGSKAGKRWWPGYMGGWGGWSIGNRGYPGWGPADDVWGHGFDAAGLGLGWGFGFGNVFHPYMRSEVPGKQSKRDKAEKRWWPGYMGGWGGWGLGNTGYPGWGPLGTDLAFGISPYTYRHGLGPYGYGHGLGLYGYYGRGFGLGYTPAPGYHSGAIKKTEGKKEQEEGPKRQFIHEPYGGFGYPGSGYGTGYSYGPFGMFGSPFFGLGAYIPYPASFYDDFVPPHGLVPYGFSKSNIPKKNSKKVSKEEKSEEEATSRQFVANFHPGHYGWGGAIHPGTGYQGQIPLLGAFTYSGFNGRYYGPRGLHRIAFSPFYKSNIPEPVQESGQNREVINYHPGCCRWGGCIYPGCGFIGSWTWPLPCHFHHCGHHCCPCWTRSKFPKRQGVKQEKGKSRQDIESPLQDRSDDDGGSKDPKTRPHLEGTDLLNSEMNDLAMGFPGIEHLQIPVGESTNPTTQAYSSQEREESSDSQPSEVPQAESIQEEAGNAGFAGLTPDVDGNGFRISSSQTLMEQQGNQESTAGGLLSNFNINPSQGDPPSEAFGDTGNPNMYSEGQSTETASRRAHIPSQEDETVTKKQVVAYPFSSLYPGYMMAHAVNPLYRYTPINYSPLLASQHAMAYPSVYPLSRPIVATHSLPAGSPSRSIHVGAPSVNIDVQTTRHRIAHHNLEKQKGSKLKGMMWEFSKKLRSFRTDKKRHGSERRRKERRQIPSAFSSPFMNRQMEFSPSQFRYPVSNMAGFVGQSMLSQVPPFNVNAMSRSGFPAIQSTGMGQSRFSAPIMRSEFNPSQMAFSRRLSSITGISVPISAQPGMGIVGMATRKKRSSSRKPPKKQSSKATKRQFLAPLPSQALQPPSLSPFALPAAPFMGVGLPVWPSPPLPQPRIPLQQTRPVAFKSRASSSLVSRMPAQNRLPVMRMSSFSSEPFQGLMPLGAFPPMPTSSFLRAPQALNTNFFSGATAGPWTPVAEGRQVSPGGAFNEGIGEGFPRRVEDNQGQLVQELKQQGGGQPFQYAGEQLPSFNNPSGLNFVERQPSAMFSEEGRGNEATGALTASPQSEMASFFSQLPSGGGLIESNNFNLQSSLGAMKKSSLPETKKHKRKTVKSGKA
- the LOC136915060 gene encoding uncharacterized protein isoform X2; its protein translation is MNDQRNFEETDLFRRSKTRGGGEDKGHTGVKGKKKQVIDAYHLGPYHHGHPWGTVSQWPGYHWGGHVGYHGGWTGYPSLGGWHKSHISKMSSKKSVSKGALKRQYLPTFAFPAYGLAYPSEGLATVPIAPAPLPWGYAFYRSRVPDQSEKGQTRSSVKGSKAGKRWWPGYMGGWGGWSIGNRGYPGWGPADDVWGHGFDAAGLGLGWGFGFGNVFHPYMRSEVPGKQSKRDKAEKRWWPGYMGGWGGWGLGNTGYPGWGPLGTDLAFGISPYTYRHGLGPYGYGHGLGLYGYYGRGFGLGYTPAPGYHSGAIKKTEGKKEQEEGPKRQFIHEPYGGFGYPGSGYGTGYSYGPFGMFGSPFFGLGAYIPYPASFYDDFVPPHGLVPYGFSKSNIPKKNSKKVSKEEKSEEEATSRQFVANFHPGHYGWGGAIHPGTGYQGQIPLLGAFTYSGFNGRYYGPRGLHRIAFSPFYKSNIPEPVQESGQNREVINYHPGCCRWGGCIYPGCGFIGSWTWPLPCHFHHCGHHCCPCWTRSKFPKRQGVKQEKGKSRQDIESPLQDRSDDDGGSKDPKTRPHLEGTDLLNSEMNDLAMGFPGIEHLQIPVGESTNPTTQAYSSQEREESSDSQPSEVPQAESIQEEAGNAGFAGLTPDVDGNGFRISSSQTLMEQQGNQESTAGGLLSNFNINPSQGDPPSEAFGDTGNPNMYSEGQSTETASRRAHIPSQEDETVTKKQVVAYPFSSLYPGYMMAHAVNPLYRYTPINYSPLLASQHAMAYPSVYPLSRPIVATHSLPAGSPSRSIHVGAPSVNIDVQTTRHRIAHHNLEKQKGSKLKGMMWEFSKKLRSFRTDKKRHGSERRRKERRQIPSAFSSPFMNRQMEFSPSQFRYPVSNMAGFVGQSMLSQVPPFNVNAMSRSGFPAIQSTGMGQSRFSAPIMRSEFNPSQMAFSRRLSSITGISVPISAQPGMGIVGMATRKKRSSSRKPPKKQSSKATKRQFLAPLPSQALQPPSLSPFALPAAPFMGVGLPVWPSPPLPQPRIPLQQTRPVAFKSRASSSLVSRMPAQNRLPVMRMSSFSSEPFQGLMPLGAFPPMPTSSFLRAPQALNTNFFSGATAGPWTPVAEGRQVSPGGAFNEGIGEGFPRRVEDNQGQLVQELKQQGGGQPFQYAGEQLPSFNNPSGLNFVERQPSAMFSEEGRGNEATGALTASPQSEMASFFSQLPSGGGLIESNNFNLQSSLGAMKKSSLPETKKHKRKTVKSGKA
- the LOC136915060 gene encoding uncharacterized protein isoform X3; translation: MTLLTPKITILVLCLCVYVYGIKGRPNSNLDDETVMNDQRNFEETDLFRRSKTRGGGEDKGHTGVKGKKKQVIDAYHLGPYHHGHPWGTVSQWPGYHWGGHVGYHGGWTGYPSLGGWHKSHISKMSSKKSVSKGALKRQYLPTFAFPAYGLAYPSEGLATVPIAPAPLPWGYAFYRSRVPDQSEKGQTRSSVKGSKAGKRWWPGYMGGWGGWSIGNRGYPGWGPADDVWGHGFDAAGLGLGWGFGFGNVFHPYMRSEVPGKQSKRDKAEKRWWPGYMGGWGGWGLGNTGYPGWGPLGTDLAFGISPYTYRHGLGPYGYGHGLGLYGYYGRGFGLGYTPAPGYHSGAIKKTEGKKEQEEGPKRQFIHEPYGGFGYPGSGYGTGYSYGPFGMFGSPFFGLGAYIPYPASFYDDFVPPHGLVPYGFSKSNIPKKNSKKVSKEEKSEEEATSRQFVANFHPGHYGWGGAIHPGTGYQGQIPLLGAFTYSGFNGRYYGPRGLHRIAFSPFYKSNIPEPVQESGQNREVINYHPGCCRWGGCIYPGCGFIGSWTWPLPCHFHHCGHHCCPCWTRSKFPKRQGVKQEKGKSRQDIESPLQDRSDDDGGSKDPKTRPHLEGTDLLNSEMNDLAMGFPGIEHLQIPVGESTNPTTQAYSSQEREESSDSQPSEVPQAESIQEEAGNAGFAGLTPDVDGNGFRISSSQTLMEQQGNQESTAGGLLSNFNINPSQGDPPSEAFGDTGNPNMYSEGQSTETASRRAHIPSQEDETVTKKQVVAYPFSSLYPGYMMAHAVNPLYRYTPINYSPLLASQHAMAYPSVYPLSRPIVATHSLPAGSPSRSIHVGAPSVNIDVQTTRHRIAHHNLEKQKGSKLKGMMWEFSKKLRSFRTDKKRHGSERRRKERRQIPSAFSSPFMNRQMEFSPSQFRYPVSNMAGFVGQSMLSQVPPFNVNAMSRSGFPAIQSTGMGQSRFSAPIMRSEFNPSQMAFSRRLSSITGISVPISAQPGMGIVEGFPRRVEDNQGQLVQELKQQGGGQPFQYAGEQLPSFNNPSGLNFVERQPSAMFSEEGRGNEATGALTASPQSEMASFFSQLPSGGGLIESNNFNLQSSLGAMKKSSLPETKKHKRKTVKSGKA